A region of Crenobacter cavernae DNA encodes the following proteins:
- a CDS encoding slipin family protein: MTGFTLGFSGAAFVLAALIVISAFRIFREYERGVVFMLGRFWKVKGPGLVVIIPGVQQVVRVDLRTVVFAVPPQDLITRDNVSVNVSAVVYFRVVDPEKAIIQVAQFPEATSQLSQTTLRSVLGKHELDELLAERERLNLDIQKALDAQTNAWGIKVSNVEIKNVDLKESMVIAIAKQAEAERERRAKVIHAEGELQAAEKLLQAAQLLAREPQAIQLRYLQTLTNIAGDKSSTIVFPLPMDLIGALLNPDKTPPA, translated from the coding sequence ATGACGGGGTTTACATTGGGCTTCAGCGGCGCGGCATTCGTGCTGGCCGCGCTGATAGTGATCTCGGCGTTCCGCATCTTCCGCGAATACGAACGCGGCGTGGTGTTCATGCTCGGCCGCTTCTGGAAGGTCAAGGGGCCGGGCCTGGTGGTCATCATCCCGGGGGTGCAGCAGGTGGTGCGGGTCGACCTGCGCACCGTGGTGTTCGCCGTGCCGCCGCAGGACTTGATCACGCGCGACAACGTGTCGGTCAACGTCAGCGCGGTGGTGTACTTCCGCGTGGTCGACCCGGAAAAGGCGATCATCCAGGTCGCCCAGTTCCCCGAGGCCACCAGCCAGTTGTCGCAGACGACGCTGCGTTCGGTGCTCGGCAAGCACGAGCTGGACGAGCTGCTCGCCGAACGCGAACGGCTCAACCTCGACATCCAGAAGGCGCTCGACGCGCAGACCAACGCCTGGGGCATCAAGGTGTCCAACGTCGAGATCAAGAACGTCGACTTGAAGGAATCGATGGTCATCGCGATCGCCAAGCAGGCCGAGGCGGAACGGGAGAGGCGCGCGAAGGTCATCCACGCCGAAGGCGAGCTGCAGGCCGCGGAAAAACTGCTGCAGGCCGCGCAATTGCTGGCCCGGGAGCCGCAGGCGATCCAGCTGCGCTATCTGCAGACGCTGACCAATATCGCCGGCGACAAGAGTTCGACCATCGTGTTTCCGCTGCCGATGGACCTCATCGGGGCGCTGCTCAATCCGGACAAAACGCCGCCGGCGTGA
- a CDS encoding penicillin-binding protein 1A, producing MLKRFFALLAGLAVGGIVLLAGGTVIAVMLTYPRLPSLDVLTDYRPKIPLRVFSADSVLIGEFGEERRSFVRIHEVPELMKQAILSAEDERFYQHSGVDYVGVMRAAFGNVVSGHAKSGASTITMQVAKNFFLSSEKTFTRKFNEALLAFKIEHTLSKDQILELYFNQIYLGQRAYGFAAAAQAYYGKSLQQLNVAEMAMLAGLPKAPSAYNPIVNPDRARLRQLYVLRRMRELNYITPAQYDEAKNQPSHAAPQGSDVNLPAQYVAEMVRQAMYTRYQDRAYTDGFKVYTTIDSLHQRWAFDALRAGLTDYDRRLGYRGPESFVDLSTLPSGTERDEALEDTLAEIRDSGDMQPAVVLSANPAEVRAFVRGGKVAVVKGQGLSFARRALSPKLTPAQQIRPGAVVRIRANPKGYWEIVQMPEVEGGFVSLDPRTGAIRSLVGGFDFNRRSFNHVTQAWRQPGSSFKPFIYSAGLERGFTPASMVNDAPLVIDPQTLGGQRWEPKNDDGKFYGMMTMRRALALSKNLVSVRILMSIGTDYAQQYIQRFGFGPKQHPAYLTMALGAGMVTPLQMAEGYAVFANGGYRVRAYFVDRIEDPRGKVLAKTAPAVAGQNAPQAIDPRNAFIMSTMMRDVVRFGTANRAMSLGRMDLAGKTGTTNENRDAWFSGFNPNLVAITWVGYDQPKSLGRYGYGGTVALPIWINYMANALKGQPEVELPPPNGVVVRAGGGLRGGDEYFYEEYQRTNPELRVDNSGSVPGARRPEASNGAAEEGGDAGSDSAPAEDAVENVKELLF from the coding sequence TAGCGTGCTGATCGGCGAATTCGGCGAGGAGCGCCGCTCCTTCGTCCGCATCCACGAAGTGCCCGAGTTGATGAAGCAGGCGATCCTTTCCGCCGAGGACGAGCGCTTCTACCAACATAGCGGTGTCGACTATGTAGGGGTTATGCGCGCAGCATTCGGGAACGTAGTATCCGGACATGCCAAGTCCGGTGCAAGTACGATCACCATGCAGGTGGCGAAAAATTTCTTTCTATCAAGCGAAAAGACCTTCACGCGCAAGTTCAACGAAGCGCTGTTGGCGTTCAAGATCGAGCATACGCTGAGCAAGGACCAGATCCTCGAACTTTATTTCAACCAGATCTACCTCGGCCAACGTGCCTACGGTTTCGCCGCCGCGGCGCAGGCCTACTACGGCAAGAGCCTGCAGCAATTGAACGTCGCCGAGATGGCGATGCTGGCCGGCCTGCCGAAGGCGCCGTCCGCGTATAACCCGATCGTCAACCCGGACCGCGCGCGCTTGCGTCAGCTCTACGTGCTGCGCCGTATGCGCGAACTCAACTACATCACGCCGGCCCAGTACGACGAGGCGAAGAACCAGCCTTCGCACGCCGCGCCGCAGGGCTCGGACGTCAACCTGCCTGCGCAGTACGTCGCCGAGATGGTGCGCCAGGCGATGTACACGCGCTATCAGGACCGTGCCTATACCGACGGCTTCAAGGTGTACACGACGATCGACAGCCTCCACCAGCGGTGGGCTTTCGACGCGCTGCGCGCCGGCCTGACCGACTACGACCGCCGCCTCGGCTACCGCGGTCCGGAATCCTTCGTCGACCTGTCGACGCTGCCGTCGGGCACCGAGCGCGACGAGGCGCTCGAGGACACGTTGGCCGAGATCCGCGACAGCGGCGACATGCAGCCGGCGGTGGTGCTCTCGGCCAACCCTGCAGAGGTGCGCGCCTTCGTGCGCGGCGGCAAGGTCGCGGTGGTCAAGGGGCAGGGCCTGTCGTTCGCGCGCCGCGCGCTGAGCCCGAAGTTGACGCCGGCGCAGCAGATCCGTCCCGGCGCGGTGGTGCGCATCCGCGCGAATCCGAAGGGCTATTGGGAGATCGTGCAGATGCCCGAAGTCGAGGGCGGCTTCGTGTCGCTCGATCCGCGCACCGGTGCGATCCGTTCGCTGGTCGGCGGCTTCGACTTCAACCGGCGTAGCTTCAACCACGTCACGCAGGCGTGGCGTCAGCCGGGCTCGTCGTTCAAGCCCTTCATCTATTCGGCCGGCCTCGAGCGCGGCTTCACGCCGGCGAGCATGGTCAACGACGCGCCGCTGGTGATCGACCCGCAGACGCTGGGCGGCCAGCGCTGGGAGCCGAAGAACGACGACGGCAAGTTCTACGGCATGATGACGATGCGCCGCGCGCTGGCGCTGTCGAAGAACCTGGTGTCGGTGCGCATCCTGATGTCGATCGGCACCGACTACGCTCAGCAGTACATCCAGCGCTTCGGCTTCGGCCCCAAGCAGCACCCGGCCTACCTGACGATGGCGCTCGGCGCCGGCATGGTGACGCCGCTGCAGATGGCCGAGGGCTACGCGGTGTTCGCCAACGGTGGCTACCGCGTGCGCGCCTACTTTGTCGACCGCATCGAAGACCCGCGCGGCAAGGTGCTGGCCAAGACCGCGCCGGCGGTCGCCGGCCAGAACGCGCCGCAGGCGATCGACCCGCGCAACGCCTTCATCATGAGCACGATGATGCGCGACGTGGTGCGCTTCGGCACCGCCAACCGCGCGATGAGCCTCGGCCGCATGGACCTGGCCGGCAAGACCGGCACCACCAACGAGAACCGCGACGCGTGGTTCTCCGGCTTCAACCCGAACCTGGTCGCGATCACCTGGGTCGGCTACGACCAGCCCAAGAGCCTCGGCCGCTACGGCTACGGCGGCACGGTGGCGCTGCCGATCTGGATCAACTACATGGCCAACGCGCTCAAGGGGCAGCCGGAAGTCGAACTGCCGCCGCCTAACGGCGTGGTGGTGCGCGCCGGCGGCGGCTTGCGCGGCGGCGACGAGTACTTCTACGAGGAGTACCAGCGCACCAATCCGGAGCTGAGGGTGGACAACAGCGGCAGCGTGCCCGGCGCCCGCCGGCCGGAAGCGTCCAATGGTGCGGCCGAAGAGGGGGGCGACGCCGGCAGCGACAGCGCGCCGGCAGAGGATGCGGTCGAGAACGTCAAGGAGCTGCTGTTCTGA
- the rpmA gene encoding 50S ribosomal protein L27, whose product MAHKKAGGSSRNGRDSEAKRLGVKVFGSELIPAGSIIVRQRGTRFHAGDNVGMGKDHTLFAKVDGYVEFTTKGALNRKTVSVLPYTGADAE is encoded by the coding sequence ATGGCACACAAGAAAGCTGGCGGTAGCTCCCGCAACGGCCGCGACTCCGAAGCTAAACGCCTGGGCGTGAAAGTATTCGGCAGCGAACTGATCCCGGCCGGTTCCATCATCGTGCGTCAGCGCGGTACCCGCTTCCACGCTGGCGACAACGTCGGCATGGGCAAGGACCACACCTTGTTCGCCAAGGTCGACGGTTACGTCGAGTTCACCACCAAGGGTGCGCTGAACCGCAAGACCGTGAGCGTGCTGCCGTACACCGGCGCGGACGCCGAGTAA
- the rplU gene encoding 50S ribosomal protein L21: MYAVIKTGGKQYKVAVGEKLNVEQIPADVDSQIVLEEVLMVADGDQVVIGAPLVEGAVVKATVVSHGRGEKIRIFKMRRRKHYQKRQGHRQNFTELRIDEISK, encoded by the coding sequence ATGTATGCGGTCATAAAAACCGGCGGTAAGCAATATAAAGTTGCCGTCGGCGAAAAACTCAACGTAGAACAGATACCTGCAGACGTCGACAGCCAAATCGTACTTGAAGAAGTGCTGATGGTGGCGGACGGTGATCAGGTGGTGATTGGTGCTCCGCTGGTGGAAGGCGCCGTCGTGAAAGCGACCGTCGTGTCCCACGGCCGTGGTGAAAAGATCCGCATCTTCAAGATGCGTCGTCGTAAGCACTACCAGAAGCGTCAGGGTCATCGTCAGAACTTCACCGAACTCCGCATCGACGAGATTTCGAAGTAA
- the ispB gene encoding octaprenyl diphosphate synthase: MQTVDRVIRSRLHSDVVLIRQVAEYIIGAGGKRLRPALTLLAGRALDYDGEHLFELAAMVEFIHTATLLHDDVVDESDLRRGRDTANALFGNAAAVLVGDFLYTRAFQMMVATQDMRILDVMADATNIIAEGEVLQLLNIGNTDIDEAAYLQVIQYKTAKLFEAAARVGALIAGATPEQEQALADYGMHLGTAFQIIDDVLDYSGDAETIGKSLGDDLAEGKPTLPLIYVMRQGDEASARKVRDALERAGRDHFPEVLAAVQSCGALDYARAEAEAAARRAVAALAALPDTPVRTALAELAELSVRRNA, translated from the coding sequence ATGCAGACCGTCGACCGCGTCATCCGGTCGCGCCTCCACTCCGACGTGGTACTGATCCGCCAGGTGGCCGAATACATCATCGGCGCCGGCGGCAAGCGCCTTCGCCCGGCGCTCACGCTGTTGGCGGGCCGCGCGCTCGATTACGACGGCGAGCACCTGTTCGAGCTGGCGGCGATGGTCGAATTCATCCACACCGCGACGCTCTTGCACGACGACGTCGTCGACGAATCCGACCTGCGACGCGGCCGTGACACCGCCAATGCGCTGTTCGGCAACGCCGCCGCGGTGCTGGTCGGCGACTTCCTCTACACGCGCGCGTTCCAGATGATGGTCGCGACGCAGGACATGCGCATCCTCGACGTGATGGCCGACGCGACCAACATCATCGCCGAGGGCGAGGTGCTCCAGCTTCTGAACATCGGCAACACCGATATCGACGAAGCCGCCTACCTGCAGGTGATCCAGTACAAGACCGCCAAGCTGTTCGAGGCCGCCGCCCGCGTCGGCGCGCTGATCGCAGGCGCGACACCCGAGCAGGAACAGGCGCTGGCCGACTACGGCATGCACCTCGGCACCGCGTTCCAGATCATCGACGACGTGCTCGACTATTCCGGCGACGCCGAAACCATCGGCAAGAGCCTCGGCGACGACCTGGCCGAGGGCAAGCCGACGCTGCCGCTGATCTATGTCATGCGCCAGGGCGACGAGGCCTCCGCCCGCAAAGTGCGCGACGCGCTCGAACGCGCCGGCCGCGATCATTTCCCCGAGGTGCTCGCTGCGGTACAATCCTGCGGCGCGCTCGACTACGCTCGCGCCGAAGCCGAAGCGGCAGCCCGCCGCGCCGTCGCGGCGCTCGCCGCGCTGCCGGACACGCCGGTCCGCACCGCGCTCGCCGAGTTGGCCGAGCTGTCGGTCCGGCGCAACGCGTAA
- a CDS encoding NfeD family protein has product MMIGIYGLIFEFSNPGFVLPGVVGAICLLVGLFALQLLPINYTGLALILLGLALLLAEAFLPSFGTLGIGGIVAFSIGALLLIDTDVPGLGIPVALVATLAATTALFIFGVSGLALKARRRPVVSGKEALAASVGVMLDDMPPGDTATEGWASVQGEQWRVRSTVALGRGMPVRVIGRDGLTLIVEPLDDSQGEQR; this is encoded by the coding sequence ATGATGATCGGCATCTATGGGCTGATCTTCGAGTTCTCCAACCCGGGCTTCGTGCTGCCGGGCGTCGTCGGCGCGATCTGCCTCTTGGTCGGCCTGTTCGCCTTGCAGCTCTTGCCGATCAACTACACCGGGCTCGCGCTGATCCTGCTCGGCCTCGCCTTGCTGTTGGCCGAGGCCTTCCTGCCGAGCTTCGGCACGCTCGGCATCGGCGGCATCGTCGCGTTCTCGATCGGCGCGCTGTTGCTGATCGACACCGACGTACCGGGCCTCGGCATCCCGGTCGCGCTGGTCGCGACGCTGGCCGCCACGACCGCCTTGTTCATCTTCGGCGTCTCCGGCCTCGCGCTGAAGGCGCGCCGGCGTCCGGTGGTCAGCGGCAAGGAAGCGCTGGCCGCCAGCGTCGGGGTCATGCTGGATGACATGCCGCCCGGCGACACCGCGACGGAAGGTTGGGCGAGCGTACAGGGCGAGCAATGGCGGGTGCGCAGCACGGTAGCACTCGGGCGCGGCATGCCGGTACGGGTCATCGGCCGCGACGGCCTGACCCTGATCGTCGAGCCGCTCGACGACTCTCAAGGAGAACAGCGATGA
- the obgE gene encoding GTPase ObgE, with translation MKFIDEARIEVVGGKGGNGASSFRREKFVPFGGPDGGDGGRGGSVYAVADENVNTLVEYRFVKRYQALNGEKGHGADCYGKGADDIELHMPVGTVIVDIDTEETVADLTHHGQRVVLAKGGKGGLGNIHFKSSTNRAPRQCTPGESGEMRALKLELKVLADVGLLGMPNAGKSTFIRSVSAAKPKVADYPFTTLHPNLGVVRMSDTSSFVIADIPGLIEGAAEGAGLGHRFLKHLSRTGLLLHIVDVAPFDPEVDPVREANAIVEELKKYDEELYDKPRWLVLNKLDMVPGDGRREVVDAFLAAFDWPLENPDDRFAFDTGAKRHFVISALTGEGTKELTYAIKDYLDARRAAERAARGEEPTEAPKPYDPLA, from the coding sequence GTGAAATTCATCGACGAAGCCCGCATCGAAGTGGTGGGCGGTAAGGGCGGCAACGGCGCGTCGAGCTTCCGACGCGAGAAGTTTGTGCCGTTCGGCGGCCCGGACGGCGGCGACGGCGGCCGCGGCGGCAGCGTGTACGCGGTGGCCGACGAGAACGTCAATACGCTGGTCGAGTACCGTTTCGTCAAGCGCTATCAGGCGCTCAACGGCGAGAAGGGGCACGGCGCCGACTGCTACGGCAAGGGAGCCGACGACATCGAGCTGCACATGCCAGTCGGCACGGTGATCGTCGACATCGACACCGAAGAGACGGTCGCCGACCTGACGCACCACGGCCAGCGCGTCGTGCTCGCCAAAGGCGGCAAGGGCGGCCTCGGCAACATCCACTTCAAGTCGTCGACCAACCGCGCGCCGCGCCAGTGCACGCCGGGTGAGTCGGGCGAGATGCGCGCGCTCAAGCTCGAATTGAAGGTGCTGGCCGACGTCGGCCTGCTCGGCATGCCAAACGCCGGCAAGTCGACCTTCATCCGCTCGGTGTCGGCCGCCAAGCCCAAGGTCGCCGACTACCCGTTCACCACGCTGCACCCGAACCTCGGCGTGGTGCGCATGAGCGATACGTCGAGCTTCGTGATCGCCGACATCCCCGGCCTGATCGAGGGCGCGGCCGAAGGCGCCGGCCTCGGCCACCGCTTCCTCAAGCACTTGAGCCGCACCGGCCTGTTGCTGCACATCGTCGACGTCGCGCCGTTCGACCCGGAAGTCGACCCGGTGCGCGAGGCGAACGCGATCGTAGAGGAACTGAAGAAGTACGACGAGGAGCTGTACGACAAGCCGCGCTGGCTGGTGCTGAACAAGCTCGACATGGTGCCCGGGGACGGGCGCCGGGAAGTCGTCGACGCCTTCCTTGCCGCCTTCGACTGGCCGCTTGAGAACCCGGACGACCGCTTCGCCTTCGACACCGGGGCCAAGCGCCACTTCGTGATCTCGGCGCTGACCGGCGAGGGCACGAAGGAGCTCACCTACGCGA